From the genome of Shewanella sp. Choline-02u-19, one region includes:
- a CDS encoding FKBP-type peptidyl-prolyl cis-trans isomerase, translated as MKTFVKTSLAVVTGLSLFISANSMANTDLTSDVQKESYSIGASIGKYLSSQIFAQTELGAEVNVELVIEGVVDALKNNPQFSDEEILTYLNQRSVQLNSAKEAAEERIAQQNITAGSTFLANNKKLPGVSVTDSGLQYEVISEGEGRKPGPEDVVTVHYKGYLVDGTEFDNSYDRDEPNRFALMSVIEGWQEGIPLMTEGSTYKFSIPSELAYGQKQVGIIPPSSTLVFEVELVKVEAPGENSHGMGLSGMGMGGMMGMDKAH; from the coding sequence ATGAAAACATTTGTAAAAACGTCTTTAGCTGTTGTGACGGGACTTTCGCTATTTATTTCCGCTAACAGCATGGCAAACACAGACCTGACTAGCGACGTACAGAAAGAGTCATATAGTATCGGCGCCTCAATCGGTAAATACCTCTCTAGCCAGATTTTCGCTCAAACAGAGTTGGGTGCAGAGGTTAATGTTGAACTGGTTATTGAGGGTGTCGTGGATGCACTGAAGAATAATCCACAATTCTCAGATGAAGAGATCCTCACCTATTTAAATCAGCGCTCAGTGCAACTCAATAGTGCTAAAGAGGCGGCTGAAGAGCGAATAGCTCAACAAAATATTACAGCCGGAAGTACCTTCCTAGCCAATAACAAAAAGCTGCCCGGCGTCAGTGTGACCGATTCGGGTTTGCAATACGAAGTGATATCAGAGGGTGAAGGACGTAAACCAGGCCCTGAAGATGTGGTCACTGTGCACTATAAAGGCTACTTGGTTGATGGTACTGAATTCGACAATTCCTACGATCGTGATGAACCTAATCGTTTTGCTTTAATGAGTGTCATTGAGGGTTGGCAAGAAGGGATCCCTCTAATGACAGAAGGTTCTACCTACAAGTTTTCAATTCCATCTGAGCTTGCCTATGGTCAAAAGCAGGTCGGTATCATTCCGCCAAGTTCAACGTTGGTGTTTGAAGTTGAACTCGTCAAAGTTGAAGCCCCAGGCGAAAACTCCCACGGTATGGGACTTAGCGGCATGGGAATGGGTGGCATGATGGGAATGGACAAAGCGCACTAG
- a CDS encoding 4Fe-4S dicluster domain-containing protein, whose protein sequence is MSENIERRRFLKCLGASSLIIAPLGCSSVKEESDANKPHYVMVFDQNKCTGCGECKDACNVANNLPDGKSRMVMEQLSGGVAGEICPHCGKTECNCERKYVRVSCQQCKNAPCVTVCPTGAAHRDEKTGIVTMDKAKCAGCKYCIGACPYDARFINKETDVADNCDFCLNSKLIKGELPACVQQCRYDALIFGDANDPTSYVSKLLRVKDSVRIKPEFGTEPSLRYIPIVKLGV, encoded by the coding sequence GTGAGTGAAAATATAGAGAGACGGAGGTTCCTTAAATGCTTAGGAGCCAGCTCTTTGATAATAGCGCCCTTAGGGTGCAGTTCAGTCAAAGAAGAGTCAGATGCAAACAAACCCCATTACGTGATGGTGTTTGATCAAAATAAATGTACTGGGTGCGGTGAATGTAAGGACGCATGTAATGTCGCAAATAATCTACCCGATGGTAAGTCTCGCATGGTTATGGAGCAGTTATCAGGTGGTGTAGCGGGTGAAATATGTCCTCATTGTGGCAAAACAGAATGTAATTGCGAACGCAAATATGTGCGTGTTTCTTGTCAGCAATGTAAGAACGCTCCTTGTGTCACTGTTTGCCCTACGGGCGCAGCCCATAGAGATGAAAAAACGGGCATTGTGACTATGGATAAAGCCAAATGTGCAGGTTGTAAATACTGTATTGGTGCTTGTCCTTATGATGCGCGTTTTATCAATAAAGAAACCGATGTAGCGGATAACTGTGATTTCTGTTTAAACAGTAAATTGATTAAAGGTGAGCTTCCAGCTTGCGTGCAACAATGCCGTTATGATGCGTTGATTTTTGGTGATGCGAATGACCCTACCTCTTATGTGAGCAAGCTTTTAAGAGTGAAGGACTCCGTGCGGATCAAGCCTGAATTTGGCACTGAACCGAGCTTGAGATACATACCAATTGTTAAGTTAGGGGTATAG
- the nosD gene encoding nitrous oxide reductase family maturation protein NosD, with amino-acid sequence MSKMAHVIAHITIIAIVVLSNAVMAATWIVNNNSELREQLLSANAGDTIILQAASYTGNFEITKALMLKGLEGADIDALGHGSAIKVSASDVAIQGLSIRNWGADLYENDAGIWIAEQTDKITINGNRLVGDGFGIRADDSRELTIRHNRISGNPLLHVLDRGDGIYLNRVEQAVIEFNKIDHVRDGVYIESSKGSLVTNNRFYGLQYGIHYMYSEQGEAYGNVSENVNGGYAIMSSKLVYLHHNRTQNATEYGVLLNITNGARIEFNVLRNIHNPNGQEALGNQGRAMFIYGALDNEIRGNEFAMSDIGIAMAMGGEKNRIYENNFINNLIQVKYVGDELLQWSLAGRGNYWSGYMGWDHTQDGIGAQSYQPNDSMDKLFWRYPEAKFLMNSPVVSLLRWVESQLTVFTVTGIKDDYPLMQPFPINHPVESDMFESEFVYEQ; translated from the coding sequence ATGTCAAAAATGGCTCATGTTATCGCCCATATTACGATTATTGCAATCGTTGTGCTTAGCAATGCTGTGATGGCGGCAACATGGATAGTTAATAATAACTCTGAGCTACGTGAGCAGTTACTTAGTGCTAACGCTGGGGATACCATAATACTGCAAGCTGCTAGTTACACCGGTAATTTTGAGATCACTAAAGCGTTAATGTTGAAAGGGTTAGAGGGTGCTGATATTGATGCTCTAGGCCATGGCAGTGCGATAAAAGTCAGTGCCAGCGATGTAGCTATACAAGGTCTCAGCATTCGAAATTGGGGCGCCGATCTGTATGAAAATGATGCCGGTATTTGGATTGCAGAACAAACGGACAAGATAACGATTAACGGTAACCGCTTAGTGGGCGATGGGTTTGGGATCCGCGCCGACGATAGCCGAGAGTTGACTATCCGCCATAATCGAATCTCTGGTAATCCCTTGTTGCACGTTCTTGATAGAGGTGATGGCATTTATCTCAATCGCGTTGAGCAGGCCGTCATTGAATTCAATAAAATCGATCATGTCAGAGATGGCGTCTATATCGAGTCGAGTAAAGGCAGTTTAGTTACCAACAACCGCTTTTATGGGCTGCAGTACGGCATTCATTACATGTATAGCGAGCAAGGTGAAGCTTACGGTAATGTGAGCGAAAATGTGAACGGTGGTTACGCGATCATGAGCTCAAAATTGGTGTATTTACATCATAACAGGACACAAAATGCCACTGAGTATGGCGTGTTATTAAACATCACCAATGGTGCGCGTATTGAGTTCAATGTATTACGAAATATCCATAATCCTAATGGACAGGAAGCCTTGGGCAATCAAGGCCGAGCCATGTTCATTTACGGCGCCTTAGATAATGAGATCCGTGGGAATGAGTTTGCGATGAGTGATATAGGTATTGCGATGGCAATGGGTGGAGAGAAGAACCGTATTTATGAGAACAACTTTATTAATAACCTTATTCAAGTGAAATATGTGGGCGATGAGTTACTGCAGTGGAGCTTAGCGGGTCGCGGTAACTATTGGAGTGGCTACATGGGCTGGGATCATACTCAAGATGGCATTGGCGCGCAGAGTTATCAACCTAATGATTCAATGGACAAACTTTTTTGGCGTTATCCTGAAGCCAAATTCTTAATGAATAGCCCAGTTGTTTCCCTTCTGCGTTGGGTTGAGTCGCAACTGACCGTATTCACGGTCACTGGCATTAAAGATGATTACCCGCTAATGCAGCCGTTTCCGATCAATCATCCTGTTGAGTCAGATATGTTCGAAAGTGAGTTTGTCTATGAACAGTAA
- a CDS encoding nitrous oxide reductase accessory protein NosL: MKKLWGLLLLPLLFACSQDSSDTAVVVAQAIHEHDRCHMCGMMIKKYPGPKGQVHLKGQLVTPKFCSTRDMFNFALQSENQRQVTDLFVHDMATTNWESPEDSAFIDAKTAWYVYGASKKAVMGPAVASFGTKEGALKFSQELGGIVLSYDQIDTQLLAGE; this comes from the coding sequence ATGAAAAAGTTATGGGGCTTGCTGTTATTGCCTTTATTATTTGCGTGTAGTCAGGACTCCAGCGACACCGCTGTAGTCGTAGCACAAGCCATTCATGAACATGATCGTTGTCATATGTGCGGCATGATGATCAAGAAATATCCTGGGCCTAAAGGTCAGGTGCATCTAAAAGGACAGCTGGTTACTCCTAAATTCTGCTCGACTCGAGACATGTTTAATTTTGCACTACAAAGCGAAAATCAACGTCAAGTGACGGACCTTTTTGTGCATGATATGGCAACAACGAATTGGGAATCGCCCGAAGATAGCGCCTTTATTGATGCTAAAACAGCATGGTATGTCTATGGTGCGAGTAAAAAAGCGGTAATGGGTCCAGCGGTTGCTAGTTTTGGTACTAAAGAAGGCGCGCTCAAATTTTCTCAGGAGTTAGGCGGCATAGTGCTGAGTTATGACCAAATTGATACCCAGTTACTTGCAGGTGAGTAA
- a CDS encoding nitrite reductase, whose translation MSSLAVGIGCCLVSVIACVWGHHLQARHLQRSDLASQDILSTAKGRAVNGAVPTVISLVILIVPLVLYSQLGRFSEWDKGVIDDNIDYLIAADINKNARKVNEQPNNEIALLTLAQSYVDGGLYAQSVATLNELLAFTGEDAQTLGMKATAMYYRDGRQMSIDTRLVLARALALDEFESQAQLLIATDAYLNQEYAKAIEHWQLLLRSDSQSFNRASINNAILRTEQKIANRSVTASE comes from the coding sequence ATGAGTAGTCTTGCTGTTGGCATTGGTTGTTGTCTGGTTAGTGTCATTGCGTGTGTTTGGGGCCATCACCTTCAAGCTCGTCATCTCCAACGTTCTGATCTAGCGAGCCAAGATATTTTGTCTACTGCTAAAGGAAGAGCCGTAAATGGAGCAGTGCCAACAGTAATCTCTTTAGTGATATTAATTGTACCTCTGGTGCTTTATAGCCAGTTAGGCCGTTTTTCCGAGTGGGATAAAGGAGTAATAGACGACAACATTGATTATCTGATCGCCGCAGATATCAATAAAAATGCACGTAAAGTCAACGAGCAACCTAACAACGAAATTGCATTGTTAACTTTGGCTCAATCTTATGTCGATGGCGGGCTATATGCCCAGTCTGTTGCGACGCTAAATGAACTACTTGCCTTTACTGGTGAGGATGCTCAAACCTTAGGGATGAAAGCGACTGCCATGTACTACCGTGATGGCCGCCAGATGAGCATCGATACCCGTTTAGTTTTGGCTAGAGCGTTAGCCCTTGATGAATTTGAATCCCAAGCGCAATTACTGATCGCGACGGATGCTTATCTCAATCAAGAGTATGCCAAAGCGATTGAACATTGGCAGTTGTTACTCCGTAGCGATAGCCAGAGCTTTAATAGAGCCTCAATTAACAATGCAATTTTAAGAACCGAGCAAAAAATAGCTAATCGTTCAGTGACTGCATCTGAGTAA
- a CDS encoding winged helix-turn-helix domain-containing protein, whose protein sequence is MLRVTPYLELDQQAKQLVDRANNTTISLTFSESAVLYQLLIADSVCGKEALLDAGWPDRVVAATSLTQCISTLRKKLEAYPEVQLKTVARRGYELYVSKRSHIKMLAVNDAESIKTALIDVPMLVKIGGILVVLILILWCWYNSDYHSTVKNSSLWNADKKIALNIGGTKEIVPMFYQSNVEHLHQSMWQKHLAPESNHLTHIDDFEGYVATDGRNYSMAVCPNVIDGECTGHNLMNITAIDPNPAGLNISQFAELTERLEKRIRYNKIIIPRNENENELGDITEHHYHADVYFPVAGELLVRSDLSLSLIYEGDNSGQFYSAACITDEDCLTTPIKYKLRGTFKQYQQQINGLDVDVFQVKVSQKEFIKPESVSPSAMYFYRAIRKHDITDEVLYFYRVHTDENSAVWISPILGSIVAWYKYDQVRI, encoded by the coding sequence TTGCTAAGAGTTACTCCATATCTGGAGCTAGATCAGCAGGCAAAGCAACTGGTCGATCGTGCTAATAATACGACGATCAGCCTGACGTTTTCAGAATCTGCAGTTTTATATCAATTGTTGATTGCCGATAGCGTATGTGGAAAAGAGGCATTACTCGATGCCGGTTGGCCTGATCGTGTTGTTGCCGCTACCTCTTTAACACAATGCATTAGCACGCTGCGGAAAAAACTAGAAGCCTATCCAGAAGTACAACTTAAAACCGTGGCTCGCCGTGGCTATGAGTTATATGTATCGAAGCGATCGCATATTAAAATGCTGGCGGTGAATGATGCTGAATCGATAAAAACAGCGCTTATAGATGTTCCTATGTTGGTCAAAATCGGCGGGATTTTAGTCGTTTTAATACTCATTTTGTGGTGTTGGTATAACAGTGACTATCACAGCACGGTTAAGAACAGCAGTTTGTGGAATGCGGATAAAAAAATAGCATTAAACATCGGCGGCACTAAAGAGATCGTACCGATGTTTTATCAAAGTAATGTTGAGCATCTACATCAGTCAATGTGGCAAAAGCATCTAGCCCCCGAAAGTAACCATTTAACCCATATTGACGACTTCGAAGGCTATGTCGCCACAGATGGGCGTAACTACTCAATGGCGGTCTGTCCCAACGTTATTGATGGTGAATGTACTGGCCATAACTTGATGAACATCACCGCAATTGATCCTAATCCAGCAGGGCTTAATATCAGTCAATTTGCTGAGCTTACTGAGCGGCTTGAGAAAAGGATCCGTTACAACAAGATTATAATTCCTCGCAATGAAAATGAAAATGAACTCGGAGACATTACCGAGCACCACTATCATGCCGATGTCTATTTTCCTGTGGCGGGAGAGCTATTGGTACGTTCTGATCTCAGTCTGTCATTGATCTATGAGGGGGATAATAGCGGGCAATTTTATTCGGCGGCTTGTATTACTGATGAAGACTGCCTAACGACACCGATTAAGTACAAGCTGCGTGGTACGTTTAAGCAATATCAGCAACAGATTAATGGTTTAGATGTTGATGTGTTTCAAGTGAAAGTGAGTCAAAAAGAGTTTATTAAACCTGAAAGTGTTAGTCCGTCAGCAATGTATTTCTATCGAGCGATTAGGAAACACGATATTACCGATGAAGTGTTGTATTTTTATCGAGTGCATACTGATGAGAATAGTGCCGTGTGGATTTCACCGATATTGGGCAGCATTGTCGCTTGGTATAAGTATGATCAGGTAAGGATCTAA
- the ubiD gene encoding 4-hydroxy-3-polyprenylbenzoate decarboxylase: MSFKDLRSFIDHLESNGELKRISHPVDPHLEMTEIADRVLRSKGPALLFENPVGNDMPVLVNLFGTPKRVAMALGKEDPLALRDVGELLAFLKEPEPPRGFKDVIAKIPMFKQALNMPPKTVRNPPCQQVVKSGDEVDLTRLPVQHCWPGDVAPLVSWGLTITKGPRQKRQNLGIYRQQLLGKNKLIMRWLDHRGGALDFKDFKEKYPGERYPVVVAIGADPVTILAAVTPVPDTMSEYAFAGLLRGERTEVCKAITCDLEVPATSEIILEGYIDPDEMAEEGPYGDHTGYYNETDSFPVFTVTHMTHRKDAIYHSTYTGRPPDEPAMLGLALNEVFVPILRKQYPEIIDFYLPPEGCSYRMAVISIRKEYPGHAKRVMMGAWSFLRQFMYTKFIVVVDEDVNCRDWNDVIWAITTRMDPKRDTVMIENTPIDYLDFASPVTGLGSKMGMDATNKWQGETDREWGTPIVMDEAVKQKIDAIWSDLGIDDAPTL; this comes from the coding sequence ATGAGTTTTAAGGATTTACGCAGTTTTATAGACCACCTAGAGAGCAATGGTGAGCTTAAGCGTATTAGTCATCCAGTCGACCCTCATTTGGAAATGACAGAGATTGCCGATCGCGTTCTGCGCTCAAAAGGCCCCGCTCTGTTATTCGAAAACCCTGTCGGCAATGACATGCCAGTGCTAGTGAATCTGTTCGGTACGCCGAAACGAGTCGCTATGGCTTTAGGTAAAGAAGATCCTCTCGCACTTCGAGATGTCGGTGAACTACTCGCGTTTCTAAAAGAACCAGAGCCACCGCGCGGCTTTAAAGATGTGATCGCAAAAATCCCGATGTTTAAGCAAGCCTTAAACATGCCGCCTAAAACAGTGCGTAATCCACCTTGCCAACAAGTGGTCAAAAGCGGCGATGAAGTTGATCTAACCCGACTGCCAGTCCAACACTGCTGGCCAGGAGACGTTGCTCCCTTGGTGAGTTGGGGGCTGACAATTACTAAAGGTCCACGCCAAAAGCGCCAAAATTTGGGGATCTATCGTCAGCAATTACTTGGTAAAAACAAACTGATTATGCGCTGGCTTGATCATCGCGGCGGCGCATTGGACTTTAAAGATTTCAAAGAGAAATACCCCGGTGAGCGCTACCCCGTCGTCGTGGCTATTGGCGCTGACCCTGTCACCATTTTAGCAGCCGTGACCCCTGTACCAGACACTATGAGTGAATATGCCTTTGCGGGATTGCTCCGTGGTGAGCGCACTGAAGTGTGTAAAGCTATCACTTGTGATTTAGAAGTTCCCGCCACCAGCGAAATCATTCTCGAAGGCTATATCGATCCTGATGAGATGGCTGAAGAGGGTCCATACGGTGACCATACCGGTTACTACAATGAGACAGACTCTTTCCCTGTCTTTACTGTGACCCACATGACCCATCGAAAAGATGCGATATACCACAGCACCTACACCGGCCGTCCACCTGATGAGCCAGCTATGCTAGGTCTAGCATTGAATGAAGTTTTTGTGCCTATTTTGCGCAAACAATACCCAGAGATCATCGACTTCTATCTGCCACCAGAAGGTTGCTCATACCGTATGGCAGTGATCTCTATCCGTAAGGAATATCCGGGTCATGCCAAGCGTGTGATGATGGGTGCGTGGTCGTTCTTACGTCAGTTTATGTACACCAAATTTATTGTTGTCGTCGACGAAGACGTCAACTGTCGAGATTGGAATGATGTGATCTGGGCCATTACGACTCGAATGGATCCCAAGCGTGACACAGTAATGATAGAAAATACGCCTATCGATTATCTCGATTTTGCTTCGCCTGTTACTGGACTCGGTTCCAAAATGGGCATGGATGCAACCAATAAATGGCAAGGTGAAACCGATCGTGAATGGGGTACACCTATCGTGATGGATGAAGCCGTCAAACAAAAAATAGATGCTATATGGAGCGATCTAGGAATAGATGACGCCCCCACCCTATAA
- the nrfD gene encoding NrfD/PsrC family molybdoenzyme membrane anchor subunit yields MDGTIDFTIGLSEGIAWPWPIAVYLFFAGISGGALATAIFIRFYKKQTTNTPFYKAAAVISFVTISLGMLCLVLDLTNPLFFWRILVYYNLSSVMSIGVIALTVYIPLTAIVALLALEEELRSIPALKALLPIIEKLKGVRKPIEVLVLILALSVCAYTGFLISALIRFPIINTSVLPALFIASGISAGAASAKMLAVSFFKEDLHSQDMKLLHGAEWPIMFAEAMFIFMIVTSLMTGNAGAQSAFVAFHSGEWANVFWLGVIGIGFAGPLLLNFATSKSFSHSAKAFYASGVCAVTGMMCLRLFILYAGQNFAI; encoded by the coding sequence ATGGACGGAACTATTGATTTTACCATCGGCTTATCTGAGGGCATTGCCTGGCCTTGGCCGATTGCGGTTTATCTGTTTTTTGCGGGAATTTCCGGTGGAGCGCTAGCCACTGCGATATTTATTCGTTTCTATAAAAAACAGACGACCAACACGCCTTTCTATAAAGCGGCAGCCGTAATCTCGTTTGTGACCATCAGTTTGGGCATGTTGTGTTTAGTTTTAGACTTAACTAACCCTTTGTTCTTCTGGAGGATTTTGGTTTATTACAACCTTAGTTCTGTGATGTCAATTGGTGTGATTGCTTTAACGGTTTATATCCCATTAACCGCGATTGTTGCATTACTGGCACTAGAAGAGGAGTTGCGCTCAATACCAGCACTGAAAGCGTTATTACCGATCATTGAAAAATTGAAAGGTGTGCGCAAGCCAATTGAAGTGCTGGTGTTGATATTAGCGTTATCAGTGTGTGCCTACACAGGTTTCCTTATCTCAGCCTTGATCCGTTTCCCCATCATAAATACATCGGTGTTGCCGGCGTTATTCATTGCGTCAGGGATCTCAGCGGGTGCAGCATCAGCAAAAATGTTGGCAGTGTCATTCTTCAAAGAAGATCTGCATAGCCAAGACATGAAGCTACTCCATGGTGCTGAATGGCCGATTATGTTTGCTGAAGCCATGTTCATTTTTATGATTGTCACCTCGTTAATGACAGGAAACGCAGGCGCACAAAGTGCCTTTGTTGCTTTTCATTCTGGTGAGTGGGCAAACGTGTTTTGGCTCGGGGTTATAGGGATAGGCTTTGCTGGTCCGCTGTTGCTGAACTTTGCCACCAGTAAGTCGTTTAGCCATTCTGCTAAAGCATTTTATGCCTCAGGTGTTTGTGCGGTAACAGGCATGATGTGTTTACGTTTGTTCATTCTGTATGCGGGACAAAACTTTGCGATTTAA
- a CDS encoding ABC transporter permease has product MNSISLTSPILVIAYKELRDSLRNRWILFMGSIFMLLSLSVTFAGSAVTGELALPPLANLMSSLSTTSVFIIPLAAILLSYDSFVGEQEAGTLLLLLSYPISRSQILIGKLLGHSVVMLITTSCAFGSTAVLLLVFGSQYSVVEVVSVFGQFIISSNLLALIFILLGYIVSLRATEKAKAVAGLLFVWFILVLIYDLLLLTVLVSDVVFMDKQVLNILIALNPTDLYRAINLVSVDADSTGTAFAMIGEIDWGMSVMYSLMLVWICALVVISQRIFSRKPL; this is encoded by the coding sequence ATGAATAGCATATCGTTAACTTCTCCTATTCTGGTCATTGCTTACAAAGAGCTACGTGATAGTTTACGTAATCGTTGGATCTTATTTATGGGCAGTATATTTATGTTGCTGTCTTTATCCGTCACGTTTGCGGGGAGCGCGGTAACAGGGGAGTTGGCTTTACCTCCACTAGCCAATTTAATGTCGAGTCTATCCACCACTTCGGTGTTTATTATCCCCTTAGCGGCGATTTTGCTCAGTTACGACAGCTTTGTCGGTGAGCAAGAGGCTGGTACATTATTGTTGTTATTGTCATATCCTATCAGTCGTAGCCAAATTCTCATTGGTAAACTGCTGGGCCATAGCGTGGTTATGCTCATTACCACCAGTTGTGCTTTTGGTTCGACGGCAGTGCTATTGCTTGTTTTTGGTAGCCAATACTCAGTGGTCGAAGTGGTGAGTGTTTTTGGGCAATTCATCATTAGCAGTAATTTATTAGCGCTGATTTTTATCTTGTTGGGTTATATCGTTAGTTTGCGTGCGACAGAGAAGGCTAAGGCAGTCGCTGGGCTATTGTTTGTGTGGTTCATTTTGGTGTTAATTTACGATCTGCTGCTACTCACGGTATTGGTATCTGATGTGGTGTTTATGGATAAGCAGGTGCTGAATATCCTGATTGCATTGAACCCAACCGATCTCTATCGAGCGATTAATTTGGTGTCTGTTGATGCGGATAGCACGGGTACTGCGTTTGCAATGATCGGCGAAATCGATTGGGGTATGTCGGTGATGTATTCGTTAATGTTGGTCTGGATCTGTGCTTTGGTTGTTATTTCTCAAAGGATCTTTAGTCGTAAACCGTTATAA
- the fre gene encoding NAD(P)H-flavin reductase, whose product MNTISCTIEKVAPFNDAVFQVILKSAVAFDFKAGQYLCVVMGETDKRPFSIASAPDSQHLELHIGAAVSESYPMQVVERLKDCLANNSTIEIEIPGGDAHLRHDSLRPRLLIAGGTGFSYIKSIVEHQIALGQEIETTLYWGCRTIDAMYYESIAREWHDAHPWLHFVPVVEEAPSDWNGKQANLLEQLKTDFVSLNGYDIYIAGRFDMVGAAREVFRSMGVEEDHLYGDAFAFIK is encoded by the coding sequence ATGAACACCATTAGTTGTACAATTGAAAAAGTCGCACCGTTTAATGATGCGGTATTTCAGGTTATTTTAAAGTCTGCTGTTGCCTTTGATTTTAAAGCTGGCCAATACCTTTGCGTCGTGATGGGAGAGACTGACAAGCGTCCTTTCTCTATCGCTTCAGCGCCTGATAGCCAACACTTAGAGCTTCACATTGGTGCTGCGGTTAGCGAGAGCTATCCAATGCAAGTGGTTGAGCGCCTTAAAGACTGCTTAGCGAATAACAGTACAATTGAGATTGAAATACCCGGTGGCGACGCTCATTTACGCCATGACAGTCTGCGCCCACGTTTACTGATTGCTGGTGGTACTGGATTCTCTTACATCAAGAGTATTGTTGAGCACCAGATAGCACTCGGACAAGAGATTGAGACCACGCTATATTGGGGTTGCCGCACCATTGATGCGATGTACTATGAATCGATTGCTCGTGAGTGGCATGATGCACACCCTTGGTTGCACTTTGTGCCCGTGGTAGAAGAGGCGCCTAGCGACTGGAATGGCAAACAAGCTAACTTGTTAGAGCAACTAAAAACTGACTTTGTGAGCTTGAATGGCTACGACATCTATATTGCAGGCCGGTTTGATATGGTCGGTGCAGCGCGAGAAGTGTTCCGTAGCATGGGGGTTGAAGAAGACCATTTATACGGTGATGCATTCGCATTTATTAAATAA
- a CDS encoding ABC transporter ATP-binding protein, whose amino-acid sequence MNSNTSPTYNIPVVNVKHVGLRFGDVEVLHDINLDVYQGQTLALLGHNGAGKSSLIKLILGLIPPTTGQLTVQRGQASQQRVNLGYLPEDVSFYDKLTGWEVLSYFAALKGVKAPRVKQLIAEFELEYAQHRPLKTYSKGMKQRLGVAQAILSHPDILLLDEPTVGLDPQASQFLYQKIASLKQQGCAVIVCTHELSIVEKHLDSALLLAGGRRVGSGTLDDLRHASGLKTQIRLPNFTDKVQGDGFLQSFSHGQALLVASSERKTVIEYLVRQKFCTDFSVIEPSLEAIYHHFMQQQPLSPLPSDIAVAATSKKGWLQSLQSLFSPISGQSLL is encoded by the coding sequence ATGAACAGTAATACGAGTCCAACTTATAATATCCCAGTGGTCAACGTTAAACATGTGGGGCTACGCTTTGGTGATGTTGAGGTATTACATGACATTAATTTGGATGTGTATCAAGGGCAAACGTTAGCGTTGCTCGGCCATAATGGCGCCGGTAAATCTAGCCTAATAAAGTTGATTTTAGGCTTAATTCCGCCCACTACAGGTCAGTTAACAGTACAGAGAGGACAAGCGTCACAGCAGCGAGTCAATCTGGGTTATCTGCCAGAAGATGTCAGCTTCTATGACAAGTTAACGGGTTGGGAGGTGCTTAGCTATTTTGCCGCGCTAAAAGGGGTAAAAGCCCCACGGGTTAAGCAACTTATAGCTGAGTTTGAATTAGAATACGCACAGCATCGCCCCTTAAAGACCTACTCAAAAGGAATGAAGCAACGACTTGGCGTGGCTCAGGCTATTTTGTCGCACCCTGATATCTTATTACTGGATGAACCGACCGTTGGCCTTGACCCACAAGCCTCACAGTTTTTGTATCAAAAAATAGCGTCGCTCAAGCAACAGGGCTGCGCAGTGATTGTATGTACTCATGAACTGTCAATTGTTGAGAAGCATCTCGATAGTGCTCTCTTGCTGGCGGGGGGACGTCGAGTCGGCTCTGGAACACTCGATGATTTGCGCCACGCAAGTGGCCTAAAGACCCAGATTAGGCTGCCAAATTTCACTGATAAAGTGCAGGGCGATGGTTTTTTACAGTCTTTTAGTCATGGACAAGCATTATTAGTGGCTAGCAGCGAGCGTAAGACTGTCATTGAATATTTAGTTCGACAGAAGTTTTGTACTGATTTCAGCGTCATCGAGCCAAGTTTAGAGGCTATTTACCATCACTTTATGCAACAACAACCCCTGAGTCCGTTGCCATCGGATATTGCCGTGGCGGCTACGTCGAAAAAAGGTTGGTTGCAGTCACTACAGTCTTTATTTAGTCCTATCTCAGGTCAGAGTTTATTATGA